From a single Lolium rigidum isolate FL_2022 chromosome 7, APGP_CSIRO_Lrig_0.1, whole genome shotgun sequence genomic region:
- the LOC124674925 gene encoding protein PELPK1-like — MTSRKATVLLGLLLSCVAMSGAVRTLQEETAPTKGEEHKPELPPLPKVELPPFPEVHLPPKPELPKVELPPFPEVHLPPKPELPTVELPPFPEVELPPKPEMPTIPEFHFPKPEAKP, encoded by the exons ATGACTTCGAGAAAAGCCACTGTCCTCCTCGGCCTGCTTCTCTCATGTGTTGCCATGAGCGGCGCTGTGAGGACCTTGCAGGAGGAGACCGCTCCGACCAAGGGCGAGGAGCACAAGCCCGAGCTGCCACCACTCCCCAAGGTCGAGCTTCCTCCGTTCCCGGAGGTGCACCTGCCACCTAAGCCCGAGCTGCCCAAGGTGGAGCTGCCGCCGTTCCCGGAGGTGCACCTGCCACCCAAGCCCGAGCTGCCCACGGTTGAGCTGCCGCCGTTCCCGGAG GTGGAGCTGCCACCGAAGCCCGAGATGCCCACCATCCCCGAATTCCACTTCCCGAAGCCAGAGGCTAAACCATGA